A single region of the Equus przewalskii isolate Varuska chromosome 26, EquPr2, whole genome shotgun sequence genome encodes:
- the LOC139079769 gene encoding LOW QUALITY PROTEIN: olfactory receptor 1J2-like (The sequence of the model RefSeq protein was modified relative to this genomic sequence to represent the inferred CDS: deleted 1 base in 1 codon): protein MVMITAISQSLTFPTPFIPSETEKRMRSENQSSVSEFFLLGLPIRPEEQSVFLALFLGMYLTTVLGNLLIILLLRLDSRLHTPMYFFVSHLALSDVSFSSVTVPKMLMNMQTQQLSISYVGCVSQMYFFILFVCLDNFLLAVMAYDRYVAVCHPLHYTAVMRKELCVLLVAGSWFFSCAHALLHTVLFSRLSFCAYNTIPHFFCDLTVLLKLTCSDTSLNELVIFTEGGVFAFLSFTAILGSYICIGVTILRVPSIKRICKALSTCGSHLFVVFLYYGALAMIYFFPSSNSSKVKDIIASVMYTVVTPMLNPFIYSLRNRDVKLALGVLYRRGIIFAT from the exons ATGGTGATGATAACTGCCATATCTCAATCCCTGACATTTCCTACCCCCTTTATCCCCAGC GAAactgagaagagaatgagaagcgAGAACCAAAGCAGCGTGTCTGAATTCTtcctcctggggctccccatCCGGCCAGAGGAGCAGAGTGTGTTCCTTGCCCTGTTCCTGGGCATGTACCTGACCACAGTGCTGGGGAACCTGCTCATAATCCTGCTGCTCAGACTGGATTCTCGcctccacactcccatgtacttcttcGTCAGCCACTTGGCCctctctgatgtctctttctCATCTGTCACTGTCCCAAAGATGCTCATGAACATGCAGACTCAGCAGTTATCCATCTCCTATGTGGGGTGTGTTTCccagatgtattttttcatactttttgtttgtcttgaCAATTTCCTTCTTGCAGTCATGGCATATGACAGGTATGTGGCCGTCTGTCACCCACTCCACTACACTGCTGTCATGAGGAAGGAGCTGTGTGTCTTATTGGTGGCTGGATCCTGGTTCTTCTCTTGTGCCCATGCCCTGTTGCATACAGTCCTTTTCTCTCGCCTGTCCTTCTGTGCCTACAATACCATTCCCCACTTCTTCTGTGATCTCACTGTGCTCTTGAAGTTGACCTGCTCAGACACCTCCCTCAATGAGCTAGTTATCTTCACTGAGGGGGGAGTGTTTGCCTTCTTATCATTCACTGCTATTTTGGGCTCTTATATCTGCATTGGGGTCACCATCCTGAGGGTTCCCTCCATCAAAAGGATCTGTAAAGCCTTGTCTACCTGTGGATCCCACCTGTTTGTGGTGTTTTTGTACTATGGGGCTCTTGCAATGatttacttctttccttcatcAAACAGTTCCAAAGTCAAAGACATAATTGCTTCAGTTATGTATACGGTGGTGACACCCATGTTAAACCCCTTTATCTATAGCCTGAGGAACAGAGACGTGAAATTGGCTCTGGGGGTACTTTATAGGAGGGGAATTATTTTTGCCACGTAA